Genomic window (Subtercola endophyticus):
CGGCGATGGTGCCGAGCAGGCCGAGCTGCGAGATGAGCACGTAATTCGGAATCATGGTGACCTGGAACGGCACCAGCCACGAGCCGATGAAGAACAAGAAGAGCACGTTCTTGCCCGGAAACTGCCACATCGAGAAGCCGTAGGCGGCCAAGATCGCGATGACCAGCTGGCAGGCAGCGACAGAAAGCGCCATCACGAACGTGTTGCCGATCATGCTGAGAATCGGAATCTGCTGCCACACCGTAGTGAAGCTGTCGAGCGAGATCGGCCACGGAAAAATGGTCTGCGAAGAGGCGTCGACGGGCTGACGGAACGCGGTGGCGAACATCCAGTAGATCGGAAAGATGCTCGCGAAAGCGACCACGATAAGCACGATGTGTCCGACCACGGCGGGCACACGAATGTGTCGGCGAGATGCCGTTTTCACCGTACTGCGCGCGTGATCGTGCGAGCGCGTCGCCGTTGCAGTGGTTCGCACCGGCAGGGTGATGTCGGCGACGGGAACGAAGGCCATGAGGGCTCCTAGTTGTCGTAGAAAGACAGTCGGTCTGACAGAGTGACCAGGCCGAGGGCGAGCAGGCTGAACGCGATGAAGAACAGCGTGCCGGCCGCTCCGGCCGACCCGGCGTCGAAGTTCTGGAAGCCGATCTGGTAGAGCAGGTAGTACAGATTGGTCGTCGAGTCGCTCGGGCCGCCCTGCGTCAGAATGTCGATCATCGGGTAGGTCCACTGCGCAGAAAGCAAGATGGTCATCAGCACCAAGAACACGATGGTGGGCGACAACAGCGGCAAGGTGATGCGGCGCAAGATCGTCCATCCTCCTGCCCCATCGATCGAGGCCGCATGTGCGTAGTCCGGGTTGATTCCCGCGATGCCCGCCGAGACCACAAGCACGCCGAAGCCGAGCATCTGCCAGCCGACGATGAGGATGATCGCCCAGATGGCCCCGGTCGGCGAGCGCAGCACGTCGCCGATGTCGATACCGAAGTTCTGCAGAACGGTGGGGATCGCCCCGCCCGAATCCGACAGCAGCCACCGCCACACCGCGGCCGCGGCCACCGGCGTCACGAGAAACGGCACGAAGATGATCGCCTGGTAGACGGTCTTGGCACGGCCGCCCACCTGCCTCGACAGCAAGGCGATGGCGATCGGCAGAACAACCGAGAAGACCAGGAACGCGCCGATGTAGATTCCGGTATTGACGAGCGCGTCCCGTAATTGCTGCGAGGAGACGACAGACACGTAGTTCTGCAGCCCCACGGGGGTGAGCGGTTGAGTGGGCAGCAGGTTCCAGCTGTAGAACGACAATTGGAAGGTCTGCAGCAGGGGCCGGTAGATCCAGACCCCGAGCAGGATGAGCGCCGGAAGCACATAGAGGTATGGTGCGATGGGCACCCGCCGGCGGCGTCGGCGGGCCGGGCTGACCCCGGCGTCGGTCAGCGCCTCGGCTGCCGCAGCCGGTGCAGGCCGAACATCGGTCACGAACATGGTCTCAGCTCCCGCGGCCCGTTACTCGGCGCCGACCGACGACTGCACCGCGGCCAGCTGCTCGGCGGGTGTCATGGCGAGGAATTTCGCCAGCGACTCCCCCGACATCTCGTAGGCGGTCGGAAACTGCCCGATGGGCACCACCGAGTGCTGCACGTGGTCGCCGTAGACGTGAACGAGGTTGTACGACTGCGCACCGGCCTGGCCCCGCGCTGCCGGAAACGGCATCACGAGGTCTTGCGTGTAGCAGGTCGCCGACGCCACCGACACGGGAATGCCGGCGAACGTGTCGGTGGTCGAATAGTGCAGATGTCCGCCGAGGATGCCCCGAACATCCGTTCCGCGAATGACCTCGGCGAGCGCCGGCTGGTCGTGCAACTCGAACAGGCGGATCAGGCCGAGGTGGCTCGGAATAGGCGGGTGGTGCAGCGCCAGCAACGTGCCATCCGGCGCGGGGGTGCTCAGTTCATCCGCCAGCCAGGCGAGCTGGTCTTCGCTGATCTCGCCCCAGTGCTGGCCCGGAATCGTCGAGTCGAGCACAATGATGCGCAGCCCGTTGATGTCGTAGACGCGGTCGTAGGGTTCGGTGGAGCCGTCTTCGCCGAGCAGGCCCGCGCGGAACGCGGCGCGCTCGTCGTGATTGCCCATCACCCAGATCAGCTCAGACCCGTACCGTTCGGCGATGGGCTCGACCATGGCGCGGATGCGGTCATACGCATCGGGCGCCGCGGTGTCGGCGATGTCGCCGGTGAAAACGATCGCTTCGGGGCGGGTGTTCGACTTGTCGAAGCCCTCGAAGAGCTCGAGCAGGTTCGCGTCGCTGTCGACCACGTCGTGCAGCAGGTCGCGGTTCTGCACGAAGTGGGTGTCGCTGATGTGCAGAATGAAGTGCTCAGGGGTGGGGTAGGAGTCGTAGTCGGTCATGATCTTCGCCTTTCGAAGGTGTCGGGGGTGCTGAATCAGTTGGTCGAGTCGGATGCCCGGCCGAGCAGTGCCGTAGCGAGTGCGGTGATGTCGTCATCGGTCAGCCCGTGCGCCCGCAGGTAGCCACTCGCTGATCCCCATTCGGATTCCCAGCGGTCGATGATGCGCTCGAGCTCCGCGGCCGGGCTCGCCGTGACGATCCGCTCGAGTGCGGGCGTGACCGGCACGCCGGCGGTCTGCATTTTCTCGATCATCCGGTCGGCCCACGGGCCGGCGAGATGCTGAGCGGTCTGCGCATAGTCGGCGACGACCTCGTCTCGGTCGACCCCGACGGCCAGCAGAGCCAGCGCCACGACCAACCCCGTGCGGTCTTTGCCTGCCGTGCAGTGCACCAGCACGGTCTCATCGCCCGACTCGGCGATCAGCCGAACGGCCGAGGCGAGCTGCGCGCCGTACGCATCGACCATGACGTCGTAGATGCGGGCCAGATCGACCGCGTCATCACCGAGCGCCACCGGCTGAGCCGCCCCGGTGAAGATGGGCGAATGCACGATGACGATCTCGTCGCGCAACAGGCTCGGGCTCTCGATTACCTCGTCGTCGGAGCGGAGGTCGACGACGAGGCGCACGCCGAGATCAGTGATCGCCTCACTTCCGCCCGAGGTGAGCTCGTGCAGCGCGTCTGAACGGTAGAGCTTTCCGGCGCGAACCGCGCTTTCGCCGACGCGGTAGCCGCTCACCTCGCGAAAGTTGTAGGTGCCCTCGATCAGAAGGTGGCCGCTGGGAATGGTTTGGGTCATGATGTCTTCTTCTCTTCTCATGTGGCGTGCTCGCACGTCGGATTGGGGCAGCTTGCGGCTACTTCACCAAGGCCTGGGCCTGCTGCTGAGCGGCCTGCATGGTCGCCTTCGGGTCTTTGCCGTAGTAGATCGAATCCTCGACAGCCTTGGAGAAGATGGTGCTGATCTGGCTGTAGTTCGACCCGGGGTACGACTCCCACGGCTGCAGCTTCTGCAGTTGGGCGATGTTCGGGGCCACCAGCGGGTTCGACTTAGCCCAGGCGGCGAGCGGCCCGTCACCCTCGGTCATGGTGTCGCGAAGCGGAAGGTAGCCGATCTTCGTGGAGATCTGCTCATACGCGGTGGGGCTCGTCATGAACTTGATGAACTCCCACGCTGCCGCCTGCTTGGCCGGGTCTTTCGACATGATGAACAGTGCCGAACCGGAGTTGGTGGGCGCCACCGGAGTGCTGCCGAATGCCGGCAACGTGGTGTTCTTCAGCTCCCAGCCGCCGGCTTTCGCACCGGCCATGAACGCGCTCTGCAGCGCCGAGGTCTGCACCTGGATCAACGACTTTCCCGCGGCGAACGCGTTGTACATGCTTGTCGAGTCGAGGTTCTGCAGCAGCCCCTCGTCGTTGAGCTTGCGCATCTCTTCGACGGCGCCGATAGAGCCGTCGTCACCGAATTCGATGGTCGAGTGGTCGGCGCTGACGATGCTGCCGCCGTTCGACTTGATGATGCCCTGCATGCACCAGTCACCGCCGGTGACGGTGCACGAGATGGTGAGCGGAGCCGTACCCGTCTTCGCCTTGAGCTCCTCGGCGACCTTCTCGAGGCCGTCCCACGTGGAGAAGTCGGGGTTCGTGATGCCGGCATCGGCAAGGGCCGTGGCGTTGTACCAGAGCACCGGGGTCGAGAAGACGTACGGTATGCCGTAGGTGACTCCGTTCCAGTCGCCGAGCTTCGTGGCTTTGGGGTTCATCGGGTACTGTCCGCCGAATGCATCCTGCACGGCCTGCTCGCCGACAAGCTGAGAGATGGGCTGAGCGCCCATGTCGT
Coding sequences:
- a CDS encoding carbohydrate ABC transporter permease, producing the protein MAFVPVADITLPVRTTATATRSHDHARSTVKTASRRHIRVPAVVGHIVLIVVAFASIFPIYWMFATAFRQPVDASSQTIFPWPISLDSFTTVWQQIPILSMIGNTFVMALSVAACQLVIAILAAYGFSMWQFPGKNVLFLFFIGSWLVPFQVTMIPNYVLISQLGLLGTIAGVIVPNICSAFAVMLMRQHMQSFPRELIDAAHMDGRNSWGILLRVVLPNMRPALAALGIMLFIEAWNNYLWPALIFQHQSNALVQVGIRSFLGSEGDNWGAIMAASGLACLPIFLIYLFLQRYIVDGFVRSGLR
- a CDS encoding carbohydrate ABC transporter permease translates to MTDVRPAPAAAAEALTDAGVSPARRRRRRVPIAPYLYVLPALILLGVWIYRPLLQTFQLSFYSWNLLPTQPLTPVGLQNYVSVVSSQQLRDALVNTGIYIGAFLVFSVVLPIAIALLSRQVGGRAKTVYQAIIFVPFLVTPVAAAAVWRWLLSDSGGAIPTVLQNFGIDIGDVLRSPTGAIWAIILIVGWQMLGFGVLVVSAGIAGINPDYAHAASIDGAGGWTILRRITLPLLSPTIVFLVLMTILLSAQWTYPMIDILTQGGPSDSTTNLYYLLYQIGFQNFDAGSAGAAGTLFFIAFSLLALGLVTLSDRLSFYDN
- a CDS encoding phosphodiesterase; this encodes MTDYDSYPTPEHFILHISDTHFVQNRDLLHDVVDSDANLLELFEGFDKSNTRPEAIVFTGDIADTAAPDAYDRIRAMVEPIAERYGSELIWVMGNHDERAAFRAGLLGEDGSTEPYDRVYDINGLRIIVLDSTIPGQHWGEISEDQLAWLADELSTPAPDGTLLALHHPPIPSHLGLIRLFELHDQPALAEVIRGTDVRGILGGHLHYSTTDTFAGIPVSVASATCYTQDLVMPFPAARGQAGAQSYNLVHVYGDHVQHSVVPIGQFPTAYEMSGESLAKFLAMTPAEQLAAVQSSVGAE
- a CDS encoding tyrosine-protein phosphatase, yielding MTQTIPSGHLLIEGTYNFREVSGYRVGESAVRAGKLYRSDALHELTSGGSEAITDLGVRLVVDLRSDDEVIESPSLLRDEIVIVHSPIFTGAAQPVALGDDAVDLARIYDVMVDAYGAQLASAVRLIAESGDETVLVHCTAGKDRTGLVVALALLAVGVDRDEVVADYAQTAQHLAGPWADRMIEKMQTAGVPVTPALERIVTASPAAELERIIDRWESEWGSASGYLRAHGLTDDDITALATALLGRASDSTN
- a CDS encoding extracellular solute-binding protein, yielding MPISTRLAAVAVTAVAALALTGCVGGASATTSTGAAGSVATIPTLGPDQKVSITFESYNLAQAGAWTDTIQGLISTFESQHPNITVTGQAPATAAGANTSYISSVQTEMLAGNAPDVAQLTFDGLDYIANDMGAQPISQLVGEQAVQDAFGGQYPMNPKATKLGDWNGVTYGIPYVFSTPVLWYNATALADAGITNPDFSTWDGLEKVAEELKAKTGTAPLTISCTVTGGDWCMQGIIKSNGGSIVSADHSTIEFGDDGSIGAVEEMRKLNDEGLLQNLDSTSMYNAFAAGKSLIQVQTSALQSAFMAGAKAGGWELKNTTLPAFGSTPVAPTNSGSALFIMSKDPAKQAAAWEFIKFMTSPTAYEQISTKIGYLPLRDTMTEGDGPLAAWAKSNPLVAPNIAQLQKLQPWESYPGSNYSQISTIFSKAVEDSIYYGKDPKATMQAAQQQAQALVK